The Kiritimatiellia bacterium genomic interval GAGGGCGGCGGGTTGTCGTCCGGCGGCAGGCGCTTGAATTCGCGGGCGTGGCGGACGATGTGTCCCTGGACGGTGTAGAGCACGTCCTCCGCGATGTTCGTCGCGTGGTCGGCGATCCGCTCGAGGTAGCGCGAGACGGAGAGCAGCGCGATCAGCGCGTCGAGGTGCTCCGGCTCGCGCCGGATCATCGCCTTGACCCCGTCGTACATCTGGCGGTTGATCGCGTCCACCTCGTCGTCCATCGCGCAGACCTTCCGCGCCAGCGCGGCGTCCAGGTTGACCAGCGCGTCGAGGCTCTGGCGGAACATCGCCTGGGTCTTCTCCGACAGGCCTTTCAGGTCGAACGGCACCTCGATCTTCAATTGCTTGTTCAGCAGGATGGCGCGCTGGGCGATGTTCACGGCCAGGTCGCCGATCCGCTCCAGGTCGTTGTTCATCTTGAGCACGGCGACGAGGAAGCGCAGGTCGATCGCGACCGGTTGGTAGAGGGCGAGGATCTTGAGGCATTCCTCCTCGACCTCGATCTCCGCCTGGTCGATCTCCAGGTCGCGGCGAATGACCTGATCGGCCATTTTGTCGTCGCGGTCCGTGATGGCCCGGACGGACAGCCGGACGTTGTCCTCGACCACCGCGCACAGCGTCAGCAGCTGCTTCTTCAGCTTTTCGATTTCCTTGTGCAGATGAATCATCATTTGCATTTTCTCCTACGGGTTCCCGTCGGCACGGTCAACACGGAACCGTTCGCGGCGTTCATCCGAACCTCCCCGTGATGTAATCCTCCGTCTCGCGCAGCCGCGGCTTGCGGAACAGGTCGGCCGTCGGGCCGTACTCGACCAGGTGGCCGAGGTACATGAACGCCGTGTAGTCGCTCGTCCGCGAGGCCTGCTGCATGTTGTGGGTGACGATCAGGATCGTGTAGTTGCCGCGCAGTTCGTCAATCAGGTTCTCGATCTTGTTCGTGGCGATCGGATCGAGCGCGGAGCAGGGCTCGTCCATCAGCAGCACCTCCGGCTCCGCCGCGAT includes:
- the phoU gene encoding phosphate signaling complex protein PhoU encodes the protein MMIHLHKEIEKLKKQLLTLCAVVEDNVRLSVRAITDRDDKMADQVIRRDLEIDQAEIEVEEECLKILALYQPVAIDLRFLVAVLKMNNDLERIGDLAVNIAQRAILLNKQLKIEVPFDLKGLSEKTQAMFRQSLDALVNLDAALARKVCAMDDEVDAINRQMYDGVKAMIRREPEHLDALIALLSVSRYLERIADHATNIAEDVLYTVQGHIVRHAREFKRLPPDDNPPPS